The following proteins are co-located in the Solanum pennellii chromosome 8, SPENNV200 genome:
- the LOC107026882 gene encoding probable lysophospholipase BODYGUARD 3, whose product MSLCFFIVVIMGAVKGSARSSLIAMNEAISFLVFIILDIVDFMLCYTYKVIDFLIEAEWKPCYCSFTKEAITSSGSILVGESKIVCLTCSSKVHLEEISDTLYSRPSKWKRRKFDNAGVRSTFTVNNSTIVEGKMGAHNITTPRWSDCDCNTCNSCKDSLFVRVDGAKANFEEDVLFLHGFISSSAFWTETLFPNFSKAATSKYRLFAVDLLGFGRSPKPSDSLYTIREHLEMIEKSVIEGHKVKSFHIVAHSLGCILALALAVKYPGSVKSLTLIAPPYFPTPKGEQPTQHMMRRIAPRRVWPPIAFGASIACGYEHISRSVCLVICKNHRLWEFLTKLVTRNRIRTYLIEGFCCHTHNAAWHTLHNIICGTAGKIEGYLEMVKNKLKCEVTVFHGEDDELIPVECSFNVQSRIPRAHVKVIQKKDHITIVVGRQKSFATELEQIWNNAKL is encoded by the exons ATGTCGCTCTGTTTTTTCATTGTGGTGATAATGGGCGCGGTTAAAGGAAGTGCAAGATCAAGCCTGATAGCAATGAACGAAGCCATTAGCTTCCTAGTTTTCATTATCCTGgacattgttgattttatgCTGTGTTATACTTACAAAGTAATTGATTTCCTAATTGAAGCAGAGTGGAAGCCCTGTTATTGTTCTTTCACTAAAGAAGCCATAACGAGCAGCGGCTCAATCTTGGTAGGAGAATCCAAGATAGTGTGTCTGACTTGTTCAAGCAAAGTACATCTCGAAGAAATTTCAGACACACTTTACAGTCGGCCATCAAAATGGAAACGCCGGAAATTTGACAATGCGGGTGTCCGTTCAACTTTCACTGTTAATAATTCCACCATAGTGGAAGGCAAAATGGGTGCTCATAATATTACTACTCCTAGGTGGTCGGATTGTGATTGTAACACTTGTAATTCTTGCAAAGATTCACTTTTTGTCCGAGTTGATGGTGCCAAAG CAAACTTTGAAGAAGATGTACTCTTCCTTCATGGGTTCATTTCCTCATCAGCATTTTGGACAGAGACATTATTTCCAAACTTTTCCAAGGCAGCAACATCAAAGTATCGTTTATTTGCAGTGGATCTGTTAGGATTTGGAAGGAGTCCAAAGCCAAGTGATTCACTTTACACAATAAGAGAGCATCTAGAGATGATTGAGAAATCAGTTATAGAGGGACACAAAGTGAAATCTTTCCACATTGTGGCACATTCATTAGGTTGTATTTTGGCTCTAGCACTAGCTGTAAAATATCCTGGATCAGTCAAATCCCTCACTTTAATTGCACCG CCATATTTTCCAACACCAAAGGGTGAACAGCCCACGCAACATATGATGAGAAGAATAGCACCAAGGCGGGTGTGGCCACCCATAGCTTTTGGCGCGTCCATAGCATGTGGGTATGAACACATAAGCAGAAGTGTTTGCCTAGTCATATGCAAGAACCATCGGTTGTGGGAGTTCCTCACAAAACTTGTTACCAGAAACAG gaTTAGGACATACTTAATAGAGGGATTTTGCTGCCACACACACAACGCAGCATGGCATACACTACACAACATCATATGTGGTACTGCTGGAAAAATAGAAGGATACTTAGAGATGGTGAAAAACAAGCTAAAATGTGAAGTGACAGTGTTCCACGGTGAAGATGACGAACTTATTCCGGTCGAATGCAGCTTTAATGTACAGTCAAGAATACCTCGTGCACACGTTAAAGTTATCCAAAAAAAAGATCACATCACCATTGTTGTTGGAAGACAGAAATCATTCGCAACAGAACTTGAACAAATATGGAATAATGCAAAATTGTGA